Genomic window (Spiroplasma sabaudiense Ar-1343):
AAAATTTTTTATAATAATAAATACGTTTTTACTTTTAGTAAAGGTGTTTACTAAAATAGTAAATTAAATAAAAATTGATTTCAAAGAAGTTTGCATTTAAGATAAAGTTTATATAAAATATAGTAAATATCATAAAGGAGAAAAATTATGAAAAAATTATTATCAGTTTTAGGAGCTTTAAGCCTGGCAACAATTCCCGCATCAGGTGTTGTTGCATGTAATGTTGGAATTACTCCCCCAGAAATTAATGAAGAATTGAAATATGGGGATTTAAGCGAGATATTAGAAGTTAGAGATCTAGGGCGAATTGAAGTGGAACCAACAGAAGATAAAATCGGAATTATTTCTTTAGATGTATTTAAGGATTTAATAGACAAGAATAATAAGAATGATTTGGATTGAGATAAACTAGATGTTGTCATAAATATTAATGAGGCTATCGTTTCACCAAAAGCAGAAGAAATCGAACCAGAAAAGGTTCCTGAAATAGAGATGTTTGATGAAGAAATTGAAGAACAAATTGAAGAGAAATATACAGGAGAAGCTGTCACAGTTACTTTTAAAGCATTTGCAGATTTAAATAAATCTCTTACTTCAAAAGTACTAGGTGAAGTAAATAGCGAAGCTGAAGATGATGTATTTTTAAATGAGATTTTGTTGGAACTTGGAAAATTAACAAGAAATACCAAATTTAACCCCTCTTCTAATGATGGATATTCATTAAAAGATAAAACAAGCTCAACTGTAATTTTAGTTGGTGGTGAGGAAGCCGAATACTTTGGCGAAGCTACTATCAGCTTTACTAGCATGTCTAGTTAAATAAAATAATAGATATTTATTTTGAAATTAGTATTAAAAAAGTAATTATTTAAACGGATTGGAGTTTAAAGGTTATGACAAACAAGATTTATAAAAAATGATATATTTTAACAACCTTGGCGATTGCCGGGTTTTTATTTGTTGGTTTTATTGCAACATCATTTGGTAATATTGATAGATGGTTCGCCGATGTTATGGGTGAAGGAATGCAGATCAATTTTGTAAAATTTTGAGTTGTTTTTTATAACGAAATGGGTTTTACTTCATTATTTCTTGTAATGTCAATTTCATTTTTAATTGTTATTGAAGCTTTTTATTTAAGGTTTCAAGGTAAGAAATCAGTTTACAACACAATTTATCTTTGCTATTTTGTTGTTATAATTTTTTTTCTAACTTACAACTTAATAAGACTAGTTGGGGTTTTTAATGAGAACACCGGTTGAGGACCGGGAATTGATGTAGAGTATTTAACAAATAATACCTTTAAAAGTGCTGCAAGAATATCTATATTTATCATCGAAACAATGATTTTAATTTTCTGAATTTTATTTTTACGTTTAAAACTAAGTAAATCAAGAGTTTTAATTGAGAATCGCGTTTGAATTACTGCGATTAGCGCCTTGGTATTTGGAATTATTAGTTTTTTAATTTTAACTTTGATTTTAAAACAAACTTTTGGTCGACCTTATTATTTGAATGTTGAATTTGAAAAATACATTGGAAAGGTCGAGCTAGATGATAGTGGCTGAGCTATAGATATTGAACTTACCCCAGAAGTTCAAAAACTTGAGGTTGATTACCCAAATATTAAGGAACAAATTTTACAAAGCTATAATACTGGAGGTTATTGAACACAAGCAGACAGATATTATAAATGATATGAAATTAATGGAAATTGATATCAAAATATTAAATTTTGGCCCGGATCAAAGTGATTTACTTGAATTCTTCCTTTTGATCCAAACTACACTAAACCATTATGCTGAGACAACAGGGATTTTCCGTCCGGACATACAATTTCAGGATTCACTGGGATTTACTATGTTTTATTTGCTGATTCAATAGTTAAAAACCAAAAAAACAAGCGTTGAATTACAATTACTTTATTCGCTATTTGGTTAGTAAACGAGCTCTCAATGATCAATTTGTTGGTTGTTGCTCGAACACATTATGTTTCAGATACTTGATTTTCTTTTGTGTTTTGCACCATTGCATTAATTTGATCATTGTCAGTAACAAATAAACTAGCGACTAAAATTGTTTTAAAAATCCGCAATAAAAGTTTAAAAGAAAATAATTTTTGCATTTTAAATAACAGAATTTATATTTACTATCAAAATGATAATAAAATACTAATTTCAAAATTTGGAACCAAAAAATCAGAAAAGAAAATTAAAAAATATTTAAACGAAACCCAAGTTAATGAAATTATTCATAGTTAAAATTATTGTTATTTTAAGATAGTGCTATATAATGAATTCAAGGTTGAGAACATTGAACTTCATCAGAAATAATTTTTAAATTATTAATTGCTTTGATTTTCAAACTTCCTTACCTTTATTTTTTTATTTAATAAAATATTTATTTTAGTAAAGACAGAAAATGGGGAAAATAATTATGGAATGAAAATCAAAAAATTATTTATTAGAGGATGGTAGCAAAAAAATGTTAGGCCAAATGGTTGGTCCAAAAGGGATTATTTTATTTTTCTATCCAAAAGCTAGTACAACTTTTTGCACTTTAGAAGTCAATTGCTTTCAAGAGAACTTAAGTGAGATTAAATCAAAGGGCTACTCAGTTGCAGGAGTTTCTATGGACCACAAGACTGAGCAAGAAAAATTTGCCAAAGAATGCAATATTGATTACTCATTAATTTGTGATACAGATTTAATATTACACAAAGGCTTTAACACCATTAATGGGGAAACACCAACAGAGGAAGACCGAAGTACTTTTATTTTAGATAAAAACTTAGATATGATTCATGAATTCAGAAATATTGATGCTGTCGAACATATAAAAGAGGTTATCGGTAAACTATAATAAATTGTAAAAAAATATAAATAAAAAATCTTATTGAAATTATTCAATAAGATTTTTTAATGAGTTTTAATCTAGAAAACTATAATAAAACATCAAGTATTAATTTGATTGCGGAAATTCAAATCAAGACAATTAGTATTCACTTAATGTAAATTTCTTTTGTAATATATTTTTTTACTGCAATCGCAACAATAGTTCCAATAATAACTCCTATCAGCATTGGCAATCCGGTCTTAACCATAATTTCAAAATCACCAAAAAGATGATAATTCAATAGTAGCGATATTAAAGATGCCCCCGCAATTAGCGAATGAGAAATCGGTGAAGCTTGACCCATAGTCAGACCACATCAAATTAATAAAATTGGCATCAAAATAGGTCCTCCGCCCATTCCGGTTAGTGAAGTTATTAATCCCCCAGCTATACTTATGAAAATTAACTTAAAGATATTAATGCTACTTTGTTCATTGATTTTAATATTGAATTTTGATTTTATTTCCGAATTATTTTTTTTTTCTTTGTTTTTAAAAACATATTCAACAAGGATTAACAAGATACTGACAAAAATCAAAATTGCTCCAATGATTATTTTTAAAACATCCAGGCTAAATAAGCCAGCAATATATCTTCCTAAAAATACAGCTGGAACTGAAGCCACTATTCCAATTAAAATAACTAAATAGTTAATATTTTTTTTAATTAAATTTCAAATAACATTAATGGTTGCAGAAACAAAAACAAGTAGAGTTGATATAAATTTAATTTCTTCAATGTTTTTTGACGGCAACAAAATCAGTAATAGCGGAACAAATAAAACTCCACCACCGACTCCTGAAACCGAACCCAGACCAGAAACTAATAACGCAATAACAAATAAAATTGGGATTAAAATAAATAAACTCATAATTACGACCTTTTATTAATAAATTCAAAAATTATTCAAGTAATTGTCGTCCCAATAAATCCGACAGCACCCAGTATTAGGAAAACTAAACCTATTACAAAAAAATCTCAGAATAATATTATTCCCCCAATTGCAAGACAAAAGACACTCATAAGTCCGATTGAGCAAATAATTATTTTTTGTAATTTTGTTAGTGATCCATACGAGCCCATATAATCTCTTTTCTAAATAATGTTTCTTAAACTATTATTGTTGCTTTGATACATTTCTTTTGCTTTTTGAAGGCTAACATCATTTTTTAGCATAATCGCTGCAAACTTACAATCCATCTCAGCTTGTTTTAAAGTAGCTAAAACTTTTTCATCGTCGCTTACATTTGTTAAATCCTGAACAATTTTAATACAACGAGCAACTAGTTTTTCGTTTGTTGCTTTAACATCAACCATTAAGTTGTCATAAACTTTTCCAAATTTAATCATTAAGGTTGTGGAAATCATATTTAAAACCATTTTGGTTGCAGTTCCTGATTTCATTCGAGTACTCCCAGTAACTACCTCGGGTCCTGTTAAAACTGCCATTGTTAAATCCGCAACTTCTTTAAATTCTGAATTTGAAGTCATACAAAGAGCGATTGCTGTTGCGTTAATTGACTTGGCATATTTTAGAGCTCCCAATACATAAGGGGTTCTTCCTGAAGCTCCGATTCCCAGGACTACATCTTTTTTTGAAAAATTAATTGCTTTCAAATCTTGAATTGCTAACTCTTGTGAATCTTCTGCGCCTTCGATTGGTATTCGCAGCGCTTCATCGCCCCCAGCTACATATCCAAAAATTTTATCTCCAACTCCGTATGTTGGTAACATTTCACTGGCATCCAAAACCCCAATTCTTCCTGAAGACCCCGCCCCCAAATAAATTAGTCGACCCTCATTTTTAATTTTTTCATAAATAAGGTCAACTGCTTGAGAAATTGTTTTCATTTCAGCGGCAATTGCGGATGTAATTTTACTATCTTCTTGATTAATAATTTCTAATAATTGTAATGTTGACTTAGTATCTAAATCGCGACTGTTAGGGTTTCTGCCCTCAGTCAATATGTTTTTTAAATTTATATCTTTCATTTTATCTTTCTTCCTATTTGAGTTTAAGGCTTTCAAGTTGTTTTCGATCAGCTTTAGGCATTTTACTAAATCATATGATTCAACTAATAAAAATACCAAATACTGTTGCAAATGCCAACCCATAACCAATTTTTTGACTTAATTGATAGTCTCCATTTTTTTGAAAAATAGCTTTCATATTTTTAGAACCATTTAAGGCAATTTTTGAATAGGCAAATCAACAGAACGTTGCCCCTAGAATATAGGTTAGTACTAATCCTGATAAATAGGTTAGAACTCCAGCAACAATATTACCGTCAATTGTTGTCATCATAATTGCAGCTGTTAATCCTCCTGGACCAGTGGCTGAATTCATCCCAACATTAATACCACCTCAAAAACTCATTGCTCCCATATAGAAGCCTCCAAATGCCGCAGTGATACAAGCAACAACAAAAGGTCGAACTCTTGGCAAACAAATTCCATAAAGTAGTGGTTCTCCAATTCCTAAAAAACCTGGGATAATTGCTCCTGTAATTTGCTTTCTTAAAATTGAATTTTTACCAGCCATTAATCATAAGCCAATACTTACTCCAACCATTGAGGTTCCCCCCATACACATAATTGGAAATAGTCCATTTACTCCAGTTTCTTGAATTAATGCAAAGTAAACTGGTAGAAATCCTTGGTGAACTCCAAAAGTTAAGGCAATTAAGAAGATTCCTGCCAAGAAAGCGGCTCCAAAAGGATTTTGATAAATGTTTATAAATAATCAAGAAATTGCTGTAAATAAATATCCAGCAATTGGAATTATTAATAAGAAGTTAATAAGAATCATTGAAAATACTACAATAATTGGAGTTAAAATGGTGTCAATTGCTCCGGGCATAAATCTGCGAAAGGCTTTTTCCAAATTTACAGTAACCCCAGCACTTATCATCGCCCCGATTAGGCCAGCATGAGCTGCACCCAAAATTGGGGTTCCATCAGTTTGAAAATTAACAAACCCAACTGTAAATCAGTTTTTTTCAATATCAGCTTTGTTAATTATCATCCCCAAGAAGTTATATGAGTCTCCCTGACTGACAAAAATTCCTATTACTGTTGGTCCAACAAATGTACAAAACATCGCTGCCATCAGCGCTGAAATTCCTGGGTTTCCCCCTCATTCTTCACCAATTCTTCAACCAACCGCAATTATAAAGACATTAGTTAAAATAGTTAGCCCGATTGACATTACATTTCATCATGACTTTAAGGTTTCATAGCCTTCTCAGTTTGGCCCTGTCTTATCTGCTAAAAGCGGAACTTGTGATAACATAATTCCTGCAATTCCTGATAAAATTCCAGCTCCAATAAAAGCGGGAATTAAAGGTGTAAATACTTTAGAGATTTTACTTAAAAAAGTTTGTACTCTGTTTTTATTGCGATACTTTGACTTATTTTCAGATCCCAATTGTTCAGCTGATTTGACTTGCAACTTATTGCCATCAAGATTTTCGCTAATTGCATCTTCTTTAGTGGCTTCAGTAAGTTTTGCAAACTCAACAGCAACCTTATTGACAAATCCGGGCCCTAGAATAATTTGCATTTGATCTTCAACGACCACAACGCCAAGCACTCCTGAAACCGATTTTAAAACATCTAAATTTATTTGGGCTTTGTTAATAACTTTCACCCGTAGGCGAGTCATACAATTTGTAAATGAACTTATGTTTTCTTTGCCAATGATGTCACAAATTTGATTAGCAACATTTTTAGCATTTTTCATATAAATCCTTCTCTCTATAAGTTAATGATATTATCATCAGAAATTATTACAATAAAAAAATAAGTTATGGAACCAGTTCCATAACTTGAAATTTATTTTGCATAAATATTGTTGAATAAAATTTTACTAAATTTTTCTGTGTCTGAATTATAAATAAAAGTGTATAGTTTCATAACCAAATAGAACATCGACATCTTAGACTTGATTCCCACGAGTCTCAAGGTACTTTCTGAATCATCCAATTTTAAAATAACATCACTTAAATCAAGCAATGGTGATTCATCATCGCGAGTAAAGGCGATGACTTTGCAACCTCGCTTTTTTGCAATATTTGCGTGTTTAATGATTTCAGATGTTGATCCTGAATAAGAAAAGACAAAAAGCAAATCATTAGGGTTAGCATTACTTACGCTGACATAAGTGCCATGATAGTCGGGGTTAAATTCTGCACTAAAACCAAGGCGGTCTAAACGGGTTTTCAATTCC
Coding sequences:
- a CDS encoding lipoprotein — its product is MKKLLSVLGALSLATIPASGVVACNVGITPPEINEELKYGDLSEILEVRDLGRIEVEPTEDKIGIISLDVFKDLIDKNNKNDLDWDKLDVVININEAIVSPKAEEIEPEKVPEIEMFDEEIEEQIEEKYTGEAVTVTFKAFADLNKSLTSKVLGEVNSEAEDDVFLNEILLELGKLTRNTKFNPSSNDGYSLKDKTSSTVILVGGEEAEYFGEATISFTSMSS
- a CDS encoding phosphatase PAP2 family protein; this encodes MTNKIYKKWYILTTLAIAGFLFVGFIATSFGNIDRWFADVMGEGMQINFVKFWVVFYNEMGFTSLFLVMSISFLIVIEAFYLRFQGKKSVYNTIYLCYFVVIIFFLTYNLIRLVGVFNENTGWGPGIDVEYLTNNTFKSAARISIFIIETMILIFWILFLRLKLSKSRVLIENRVWITAISALVFGIISFLILTLILKQTFGRPYYLNVEFEKYIGKVELDDSGWAIDIELTPEVQKLEVDYPNIKEQILQSYNTGGYWTQADRYYKWYEINGNWYQNIKFWPGSKWFTWILPFDPNYTKPLCWDNRDFPSGHTISGFTGIYYVLFADSIVKNQKNKRWITITLFAIWLVNELSMINLLVVARTHYVSDTWFSFVFCTIALIWSLSVTNKLATKIVLKIRNKSLKENNFCILNNRIYIYYQNDNKILISKFGTKKSEKKIKKYLNETQVNEIIHS
- a CDS encoding peroxiredoxin, producing MEWKSKNYLLEDGSKKMLGQMVGPKGIILFFYPKASTTFCTLEVNCFQENLSEIKSKGYSVAGVSMDHKTEQEKFAKECNIDYSLICDTDLILHKGFNTINGETPTEEDRSTFILDKNLDMIHEFRNIDAVEHIKEVIGKL
- a CDS encoding sulfite exporter TauE/SafE family protein → MSLFILIPILFVIALLVSGLGSVSGVGGGVLFVPLLLILLPSKNIEEIKFISTLLVFVSATINVIWNLIKKNINYLVILIGIVASVPAVFLGRYIAGLFSLDVLKIIIGAILIFVSILLILVEYVFKNKEKKNNSEIKSKFNIKINEQSSINIFKLIFISIAGGLITSLTGMGGGPILMPILLIWCGLTMGQASPISHSLIAGASLISLLLNYHLFGDFEIMVKTGLPMLIGVIIGTIVAIAVKKYITKEIYIKWILIVLIWISAIKLILDVLL
- the murQ gene encoding N-acetylmuramic acid 6-phosphate etherase, whose product is MKDINLKNILTEGRNPNSRDLDTKSTLQLLEIINQEDSKITSAIAAEMKTISQAVDLIYEKIKNEGRLIYLGAGSSGRIGVLDASEMLPTYGVGDKIFGYVAGGDEALRIPIEGAEDSQELAIQDLKAINFSKKDVVLGIGASGRTPYVLGALKYAKSINATAIALCMTSNSEFKEVADLTMAVLTGPEVVTGSTRMKSGTATKMVLNMISTTLMIKFGKVYDNLMVDVKATNEKLVARCIKIVQDLTNVSDDEKVLATLKQAEMDCKFAAIMLKNDVSLQKAKEMYQSNNNSLRNII
- a CDS encoding PTS transporter subunit EIIC, with product MKNAKNVANQICDIIGKENISSFTNCMTRLRVKVINKAQINLDVLKSVSGVLGVVVVEDQMQIILGPGFVNKVAVEFAKLTEATKEDAISENLDGNKLQVKSAEQLGSENKSKYRNKNRVQTFLSKISKVFTPLIPAFIGAGILSGIAGIMLSQVPLLADKTGPNWEGYETLKSWWNVMSIGLTILTNVFIIAVGWRIGEEWGGNPGISALMAAMFCTFVGPTVIGIFVSQGDSYNFLGMIINKADIEKNWFTVGFVNFQTDGTPILGAAHAGLIGAMISAGVTVNLEKAFRRFMPGAIDTILTPIIVVFSMILINFLLIIPIAGYLFTAISWLFINIYQNPFGAAFLAGIFLIALTFGVHQGFLPVYFALIQETGVNGLFPIMCMGGTSMVGVSIGLWLMAGKNSILRKQITGAIIPGFLGIGEPLLYGICLPRVRPFVVACITAAFGGFYMGAMSFWGGINVGMNSATGPGGLTAAIMMTTIDGNIVAGVLTYLSGLVLTYILGATFCWFAYSKIALNGSKNMKAIFQKNGDYQLSQKIGYGLAFATVFGIFISWIIWFSKMPKADRKQLESLKLK
- a CDS encoding MurR/RpiR family transcriptional regulator is translated as MKKSAYSFLTNNRAKSDLLEYICKKIEAKQPLEINDISKNCYMSKASITRYFQDHGFEGFREFRVLLQNESKTIFEHKPDEDFETEFIFNVVRQTLSLNPIDKFCEIYQLLQKSNKIIISSVGGNNSVAMELKTRLDRLGFSAEFNPDYHGTYVSVSNANPNDLLFVFSYSGSTSEIIKHANIAKKRGCKVIAFTRDDESPLLDLSDVILKLDDSESTLRLVGIKSKMSMFYLVMKLYTFIYNSDTEKFSKILFNNIYAK